A genomic region of Salvelinus alpinus chromosome 12, SLU_Salpinus.1, whole genome shotgun sequence contains the following coding sequences:
- the LOC139536494 gene encoding pyruvate dehydrogenase [acetyl-transferring]-phosphatase 1, mitochondrial, which yields MVPPLCFQHLKQYWAMYRLRLKRKSCLTQIKLLGFDTRLCHSSRPPVDLIGINYPAETINGRKYRDDHQTSQMPLSKINHILKANEYSYKVNGYDGRNSVHSILGFDSNILASNALNEDRRSAATCLQSRGMLFGVFDGHAGYACAQAVSERLFYYIAVALLPVKTLMDIEDAVENERPVLPMLQWHKHPNDHTSRDSGKLYFNSLRTYWQERIDLEEDEDRDVQTALMNAFKRLDNDISLEAQVDFGDPFSHFTPLRVALSGCTACVVHVDGDDLHVANLGDSRAVLGVQEENGTWSAHTISNDHNAQNAVELQRVLSEHPALERKTVVKHDRLLGLLMPFRGFGDMKFKWSGEMLNRVYETRPDILSANEFVKMLPPNYHTPPYLIAKPEVTIHTLRPKDKFLIMATDGLWELMHRQTVVQVIGEHLTGLHWQKPVSGLSFTLGQMHRLLQERKSRAILALEDENSATHLIRHAFGSDGFGTVDPRRLSKMLSLPQDLARMYRDDITIVVIHLNSANM from the coding sequence ATGGTACCTCCGCTTTGCTTTCAACACCTCAAACAATACTGGGCCATGTACAGGTTAAGACTGAAGAGGAAAAGCTGCTTGACCCAAATTAAATTACTTGGCTTTGATACCAGACTGTGTCATTCTTCCAGACCTCCAGTAGATTTGATCGGTATCAACTACCCAGCAGAAACAATCAATGGGAGAAAATACAGAGACGACCATCAGACCAGTCAGATGCCTCTTTCTAAAATAAACCACATCTTAAAAGCTAATGAGTACAGTTATAAAGTAAATGGATATGATGGACGAAACTCTGTTCACTCAATTTTAGGGTTTGATAGTAACATCTTGGCATCAAATGCTCTGAATGAGGACCGCAGGAGTGCAGCGACTTGTCTCCAGAGTAGGGGAATGCTTTTTGGGGTTTTCGATGGACATGCAGGTTATGCGTGCGCCCAGGCAGTCAGTGAAAGGCTCTTCTACTACATTGCTGTGGCTCTACTCCCAGTGAAGACCTTAATGGACATTGAGGATGCAGTTGAGAATGAAAGGCCGGTGTTACCCATGCTACAGTGGCACAAGCACCCAAATGACCATACCAGCAGAGACTCTGGGAAGCTTTACTTCAACAGCCTTAGGACGTACTGGCAAGAGAGGATCGATCTAGAGGAGGACGAGGACAGGGACGTCCAAACGGCTTTGATGAATGCATTCAAGAGGTTGGACAATGACATTTCACTTGAGGCCCAGGTGGACTTTGGGGACCCCTTTTCCCACTTCACCCCTCTTCGAGTGGCTCTGTCAGGGTGCACAGCATGTGTCGTCCATGTGGATGGAGATGACCTGCATGTGGCCAACCTGGGGGATAGCAGGGCCGTGCTGGGAGTCCAAGAGGAGAACGGGACCTGGTCAGCACACACCATCAGTAATGACCACAATGCCCAAAACGCAGTTGAGTTGCAGAGGGTTCTATCTGAGCACCCTGCGCTCGAACGCAAGACGGTAGTCAAACACGACAGGCTACTGGGCCTCCTCATGCCCTTCAGAGGGTTCGGAGACATGAAGTTTAAATGGAGCGGTGAAATGTTGAACCGGGTGTATGAAACAAGACCAGACATCTTGTCGGCCAATGAGTTTGTTAAGATGCTCCCACCTAACTACCACACGCCGCCATATCTCATTGCTAAGCCAGAGGTGACAATCCACACACTGAGGCCAAAGGACAAGTTTCTGATCATGGCAACTGATGGACTATGGGAGCTGATGCACAGGCAAACTGTGGTGCAGGTCATAGGAGAACATCTGACTGGTCTACACTGGCAGAAACCTGTATCTGGGCTGTCTTTCACACTGGGACAGATGCACAGGTTGCTCCAGGAGAGGAAAAGCAGAGCCATTTTGGCTTTAGAGGATGAGAACTCTGCAACACATCTGATCCGACATGCTTTTGGGAGTGATGGCTTTGGTACTGTGGACCCAAGGCGCTTGTCGAAAATGCTCAGCTTGCCTCAGGACCTGGCAAGGATGTACAGGGATGACATAACAATTGTTGTAATCCATTTAAATAGTGCCAACATGTAA